The Bacteroidota bacterium DNA segment AAATGGCCGCTGCTCAAAATAACGCATCTCCACCAACCATAGCTCATCGGCATCAAGTTGGTTCAGGGCTTTGTATAATAGTTCATCGTCCTGCACCTGTGTGTCGGTCTCGCTCAACAACGGTGGTAATTCTTCGCTTTGCAGGTTAATAGTGCGTTGCACTTTGTTCTTGCGGAACATCATATTCATTTCGTTCACTGCAATGCGAAACATCCAAGCCATAAATGGCAAACCCTTGTCTCTATATGAATCCAACTTTACTAAAGCTTTCAGAAAAACCTGTTGGGTTACATCTGCCGCTTCATCTTTGCTATTGAGCCTACGGTATACGAATCGGAATAAATCTTTATAATACCGATTGTATAGATGCTCAAATGCAGCAGGGTCTTTGCGTGCAGCACTTACCCATTCACTATCGTTGTTGGGCTTGTGCTGTGTGGTACTCATTTGGGTTTGTGATATAATGGCCATAGCTGTTGGCGGATTTGTATATGCTTAATGCAATACCTCATCAAAAGCTTCAAAACTTTTTCAAATTAAAATGTAAAAAATTGATTTACAATGAGGAAATATTTTTTCAAGCCGTCATTTTGAGTCCGATGGCTATCAGACTCGCTTCGAGACAAAAAATCTGTTGGAAGTTAAGTAATATTATTTTTTCGACATCGACCCGAACAGATTCTTCGCATTGAATCCCGATAAGTCGGGATCAGAATGACGTTAGGCCCCAGCAGCCCACTTCGCTGCATAACTCGCAGCAATATCTACAAAGTTTTTCATGCTCTTATCATATTGTAGATTTCCTTTCGAGCTTCCCGTTTCATCAATATGTTCGTGGGTACTGTAGCCCTCAAAATAACGGGGACATATAAAACTATGGTAATTCATAATCCCCAAAACTTTGTTCAGCATAATACCCATTTGTATAATGGGCATCCTGCCACCACGACCATTGGAAACACCCGCCAGGGCAAATACTTTATTATGCCACATGGTCGTATATTCTTTGCCCGTCATTTGGTTGAAGAAGTTTACAATCTCTGCACTAGGCATCCAGTTATATTCTGGCGAAAGTATAAAAACCAATTCCGCTTTTTCCATATCGTTGTATAATGTTTGCTGGAAATTACTCAAACTTCCATGCTCCATTTTTCCCTGGCCTTCTAGTGGAATATCATAATGAGCAAAGTCTATTACACTAACTTCGTGATGTTCCTTCGCCAAGCTTTCTATAGCTTTGGCTAGTTTAACGGTATTAGAATTCCAGCGGGGTGAACCCGAGATGATGCAGATATTCATGTGATGTATTGTGTTGCAAGGTATAACAACTTACGATATTTTCAAACAGATTTGTGCGGACATTGTTTTATTGACTCTGACCCGTAGCTAAAAAAAATTGATTATTGACTATTGATAGTAAAAAGTAAAGTGTAAACAAAAAATTGGGTTTTATAGATATTGTATATTTCAAACAGTTCATGACTTGGTTGGTGAGGACACCAACCAAGTCATGCAGTCCCTGCCCTATGTCCTTTCAATACGTGTCCAGAAGAGGTGACAGCCCGCCCATAAAGGGACTTTATACCAATTCTTAACCTAAAATAGTCCTCCGCCTGTGGCGGATTTGGTTTGTAGAATGGTAATGCCGAACTACAATACATTTAGTCCCTTTCTTTTGGACTATTATATATTGAGTTTCGGTATTAATATAAAAAGCAAAAATCTTACGAACACATCAAATGTCCTCACCAAAGAGCAATTTCTTATTGCAAACTATATCTTAAGCAGGTTTGCGAAGATTGTTTTTTTAGGATATTTATACACTATCTAATCAAAGTCAGCGACCCAATTGTATTATATAAGCCATTAGGATACAGCTTGCCTGGCCATACACTTCCATCAATAAAGGTAGCGTCAATTTTCCAAACATAAACATCTTGCTTGCAGGGTTTTCCCTTCCAAGTTCCGTCCCACGATTCTTTGGGTTTGGTGCCCTCCAATTCGGTGCTCTCCCAAATTAATTCACCCCAAGTAGTAAATACACGTACATGATACGTTTGCAATCCCACACCCTGCGGTTGGAATACTGCTGCATCGTTTTTAAATCCATCAGGGCTCATCGCATTGCTCACCCACAATCCTTTCATCAGCTCCACATGTATTGTTTGTACAAAAGTATCATAACAACCAAAATTGGTATTCACGATTAAAGTTACTATATAATCTTTGGGTTGTTGATAGCGATGTGTCGGATGTTCATCGACCGATTGTGTACCATCGCCGAAGTTCCAGAAGTAGGAAATTGCTCCCACACTTTGGTTGGTAAATTTAATGGTGCCCGATGGTGGTGGCCCATCATCGACCCATGTAAAACCTGCTAATGGCAAGGGGTATACGATAATCGTATCTTCATTCGCTGTATCAAAACAGTTACCATTTTTTATAATTAAAGTTGGCATATAAGTTCCCGCTTTATCATATATATGCGTAGGCGATGCTATAATACTACCTTGCCCATCGTTAAAATTCCAGAAATTGAAAGTATTATTGGTGCTTACGTTTTCAAATTCTACCACCAAAGGTTCGCAACCTGCATGTGGTTTCAATTTAAAAATTGCTTTGGGTTGTATCGCTACTATATAAGGCAAGGTCATAGAGTCCATGCAACCCGCAGTAGTAATAGCTGTGAGCACAACATTATAGGTTCCATTATTTATATATATTGCAGTAGGACTTGTTAATGTGGATGTCTTCCCATTTCCCAATTCCCAAATATATGCCGTAGCGTTTTGACTTATATTAATACAATTTGCAGTAATTGGAGTATCGCATGCTGCGGTTGGATTTATATAGAAGTTCGCAGTAGGATCTTGATATACTACTGCATGGTGTTTTGAAGTATCACTACAACGATATTGGTTGAAAGTTATGAGGTTTGGATAATAATTCCCTGGCTGTATATAACCATGAGTGGGCGATGCAAGAGTAGAATTATTATTTACACCACCGCTTAAAGGATCATCAAAATCCCATAACCAACTCACTGCATCGCTGCTACTTTGGTCGGTAAATTTAAGAATAAGTTGCACACATTCTGCAGTATCACTCAAACTGAAATCAGATTTTGGCTTAGGGGTAACTGTATATATATGATTGGTGGAATCGCTACAGCCATAGTCAGAAGTAACCCATAGTCTTACTGTATAATTTCCAGCAGTATTATAGAAGGTTGATGGGTTCTTAAGTACAGATGTTTTCCCATTTCCAAAATCCCAGAACGATTTTAATGCTCCAAAATCAATGGTACTTTGGTTAAAATAATCGTAAGCTTGATTGTTCACACATTGCGAATCTTGGTTCACTGCAAATAAGGCAACAGGCATAGCACGCACTACTACTGCACGTTTCAGCGTGTCCACACAACCCATATCCGAAGTGGCAATGAGAGAAATTATATAAGTTCCTGCCACACTATAACTATGTGTTTGTTGACCACTACCACTGTTTATAGTGCTATTACCATCGCCATAATACCAATCGTAAGTCATGGTGCCACTTAGTATACTACAGTTGTTTGTATATATAAATGAATTCCCTGTGAGACATTGGTCCGTATCATTAATAGCAAATGCTACTGTGGGTTTGGGCCATACTGTAATTTGTTTGGTAATAGAATCTTCACAACCTAATTGTGTGGTTACAACCAATTTTACATTATAAGTTCCTGCACTTGTATATACATGCGAAGGTGATTGTGCGGTTGATGTTTTACCATCACCGAAATCCCAAGCGTAGAAAAGGTTTCCGCCAGGTATGGTGGTTAAATTTATATAAGAAAAACTATTAATATTCAAACATTGTGATTGTGTATTGATAGCAAAATCTACCGTAGGTTTGGGAGCTACTATAATACTATTTGTAACAGAATCTTTACAACCAAAATCGCTAATCGCAACTAGTTTTATATCATACATTCCATAGTTTGCATAAGTATGTGATACATTCTTAGAACTATTGTTAATGGATGTTTGAGCATCGCCAAAGTACCAGTCATACTGCATGCTTCCACTAAATATCGTACTGTTATTGGTATATATAAAATTTTGATAATTCACACATTGCATCGAATCATTCACCGTGAATATAGGTGAAGGTTTGGGCCAAACTATAATAGTATGGGTAACAGAATCTGTGCACCCAAAACTACTGTTTACTTTTAGTTTTATATTATATGTTCCTGCTGTGGCATAACTATGCTTTACCGCAGATTGATTGTTCCCTGTATTTTGTGTATTGCCATCGCCAAAATCCCAGAAAAGACTGAGGGTGCCATAAGGTATAGTAGC contains these protein-coding regions:
- a CDS encoding NAD(P)H-dependent oxidoreductase, which gives rise to MNICIISGSPRWNSNTVKLAKAIESLAKEHHEVSVIDFAHYDIPLEGQGKMEHGSLSNFQQTLYNDMEKAELVFILSPEYNWMPSAEIVNFFNQMTGKEYTTMWHNKVFALAGVSNGRGGRMPIIQMGIMLNKVLGIMNYHSFICPRYFEGYSTHEHIDETGSSKGNLQYDKSMKNFVDIAASYAAKWAAGA
- a CDS encoding RNA polymerase sigma factor; protein product: MSTTQHKPNNDSEWVSAARKDPAAFEHLYNRYYKDLFRFVYRRLNSKDEAADVTQQVFLKALVKLDSYRDKGLPFMAWMFRIAVNEMNMMFRKNKVQRTINLQSEELPPLLSETDTQVQDDELLYKALNQLDADELWLVEMRYFEQRPFAEIAQIIDIPEATCKTRMYRVLEKLRNIFKNY